DNA sequence from the Teretinema zuelzerae genome:
TGATAGCCTTTCTGCAGGGGTCTTTGGTTCTTTCAAACAGATCGTCCGTCATCTGCTCGAATTTCGAGCGGGACAGAGTTTTCTGGAGGTGCTTGGGGCCGGTCGCATCCGCGGTAATGAAGGGAAGATTGATTTCCGTGCTCGCTACTGCGGAAAGTTCGATCTTGGCCTTTTCCGCGGCTTCGCGAAGGCGCTGCAGGGCCATGCGGTCCTGGGACAGGTCGATGCCGGTATCTGCCTTGAATTCGTCTACGAGCCAGTTCATAACCTTGCGGTCCCAGTCGTCTCCGCCGAGGTGGGTGTCGCCGTTCGTCGATTTTACTTCGAAAACGCCGTCGCCGAGCTCAAGTATCGAAATATCGAAGGTTCCGCCGCCGAGGTCGTATACGGCGATGGTTTTTTCTTTCTTGGAATCCTTATTGAAACCGAAAGCGAGAGACGCCGCGGTCGGCTCGTTGATAATGCGCTTTACCTCGAGGCCGGCGATCTTGCCGGCGTCCTTGGTTGCCTGTCGCTGGGCGTCGTTGAAATACGCGGGTACAGTGATGACGGCTTCAGTGACTTCCTCTCCGAGGTAGTCCTCAGCGGTTTTCTTCATTTTCTGAAGTATGAAGGCGCTGATTTCCTGGGGAGAATAGAGTTTTCCGTCTACATCCACGCGGATATCGTCGCCGTTCGGCACAACCTTATACGGCACATGCTTGGCTTCTCCGGTGAGCTCGTTAAAACGGTGGCCGATAAAGCGCTTGATCGAATATATCGTTTTGTCGGGATTGGTGATCATCTGGTTTTTCGCAGGCTGGCCCACAACCCGTTCGCCCTTGGCCGTGAAACCGACTATGGAGGGAGTCGTTCGTCCGCCCTCGGCGTTTTGAATTACTACAGGCTCTCCGCCTTCCATTACGGCCACGCAGGAGTTGGTCGTTCCCAAGTCAATTCCAATAATCTTTCCCATATTAATCGTCTCCTTGTATTTCCACTCTAAAAAAATTCATCAGTTTTCCGCAGGCGCCGGCATCTTGACTATCACCTTGGCGAGGCGAACCACTTTATCTTTCAGCTTGTAGCCTTTCACATACTCTTCCTGAACAACCGGCTCGGTTGCTTCGGGAGATTGAACGGTTCCGATCGCCTCGTGGATATTGGGGTCGAAGGCAGTGCCGACGGAAGGGTAATACGCCAATCCGTATTTCGACTCCAGTTTTCCCGCCAGCTGGGTTCTGATCATCCCCACCCCGTCGGCGAAAGAGGCCGCGGGGGTTCCGGGTTCGTGGGAACCGGCAGCGTCTATCGCGCGGTCGAAGTTATCCAGAGTTTCAATCAGATCCAGCAGGAGGTTCGTATTCGCGTAATCGATGGCTTCCTGCTTTTCGCGGATCATCCGCTTGCGGTAATTGTCGAAATCCGCCGCCTTTCGCAGATACTGATCCTGAAGATCGCTGTTGAGCTTCTGCAGCTCGGCGATTCTCGCTTCGGAGTCGGGAACCTGTCCCGCGGAAGGGGTCTCTTCGGAGGCGCTTTCCGTGGAAGGCCCGGCGCTTTCTGCCGCAGGAGGCGCCGCGTCGGCCTTGACAGCATCCGTTTTCTCTTCGGCCCTGGTTTGTTCGACGGGCCTGGTCGGCTCAAAATCATGTTCAGAAGTCTTCTTCATCTCGTTCCTCGAAAAAAAGATACTAATTCAGCCTGCGGGGGGTCAACTGAAACCGTTCATTTTTTGAACTGTTGGGGGAAAATACCGTGAATCAGATTCCAGGCGACGGTGCCCTGCTGAGGATGGGCCGGCAGATCGTTCCAGGGAAACCAGCGGGCTTCGCTTATCTCGGCGGGATCGACCCGGATTTCTCCTGAATCCCACTCCGCATGAAATGCGACCATGTGCTGATCCGGATAGGGCCAGCTCTGGCTTCCCGCGTATCGAGCGTTGCGTATCCGCACCCCGGTTTCTTCGTATACTTCTCGAGCGACGCATTCCTCCAGAGTTTCTCCGTGCTCCAGAAATCCGGCGAGGCAGGCCCACACGTCCTGATTCCGGTTCGCGTGCCGCGCGAGAAGTACATCGTTGCCCTTGTGCACCAGAACGATTATCGCCGGCGATATGCGCGGGAAATAAACGGAGGAACAGGACTCGCAGCGAAGAGCGATTTCGGATGGGTGAGCAGACAGCGGAGTTCCGCATCTGGAACAAAAACGGGTGGAATGATGCCAGTTGAGCAAACCCAGAGCCCGGGAGGCGGGAGACACGAGAGCCCGGCAGGCGGGATCGTCCGAAGCGAGCACAGCTCTGAGCCGCATCCAGACGCCGTCTTCGTCGGCTTGATGCGGCGGTCCTGATACCGATGAGGAGACAACCGCGGACTTGGGCTGCGTTTCCTGCAAGAGAACAGCCCGCGCGGGACGGCCGGCCAAAACCATATCGAGAGAATCGATAACGCTATCCCTGAATTTTGCGGGAATTTCCGCAGGCACCGTGTTATTATGTGTGAGAAAGATTTCTGACGAGCGGAAAATATACTGATCGATTGGTTCCATGAATTTGATGATCCTGGCGTCAGTATATAGAAAAAAACGCAGGGATAACAAGGAGGAGAGATGATGAAACGGTTAATAGCATGTTGTCTGATCATGGCGGCGGCGCTCGGCGCGGTCTCGGCGGCGGACAAGGTAGAAGGATTCTGGAAAAGCGTCGACGAAGAAGGAAAGGTCACTGCGGCATGGCGGATTTATGAAAAGGGCGGAAAGCTCTTCGGCGAAATAATCTCCGTTCCGAATCAGGATCCGAAAGAGATCGCGACCGCATGCACGGGAACCTACAAAAACTTCCCGGTTCCCGGCGACGTGAGCAAAATGACGGTGAGAAATACGCCGTTTATTTTCAATCTGGCCAAAAAGGGCGAGGGACAATGGGAAGGCGGCAACATCATCGATCCGAAAGACGGAAAGATGTATAAATGTAAAATCGCATTCCGCGCTAAGGACGGAAAGAAATTCACGACCGATGTTCTGGAGATGCGCGGAGAAATCGGAATGGGAATCGGCCGCAGCCAGTTCTGGGTAAGAACGACGGAAGATGAAATCGCCGCTCTGAATTGAGAAGAACTCGGGAGTTTCCGCAATTTCACCGAAAGCCGGCCTTCTTGAAGGGCCGGCTTTTTTTCTTCCGCAGAACAGACTGACGGTCGACTAACCGTGGTAAACCGCTTAAACCGCGCACAAGAGACTTGAGTACGGCTTGAAACCGCGACGGCACTTGTGATAGATTCGGTTATGAAAGTAACCATTTTTTTCGGATCAAAATCAGACACAGACACCATGAAGAAGGCCGCAGCCGTGCTCAGGGAGTTCGGCGTCGACTATTCTTCATATATCATTTCAGCGCACCGCGCGGGCGAACTCCTGGCTGAAACCGTAGCCGCGGCCGAAGCCGACGGAACGGAAGTCATCATCGCCGGCGCAGGCCTGGCCGCGCATCTTCCCGGAGTCATCGCCTCGATGACGGTTCTCCCGGTCATCGGAGTTCCCCTCGACGGGGGAAAGGTCGGCGGACTCGACGCCCTTCTATCCATTGTTCAAATGCCCAAGCAAATCCCGGTCGCAACCGTCGGACTCGACAACGCGGCGAACGCCGCGTACCTCGCCTGCGAAATTCTCGCCATTAAATATCCCGAACTCAAGGCGAAGCTCAAGGCTTTCAGGGCCGCATTAAAACAGGAAATAGCCGCTGAAGGCGGTAAGGGAGTATCAATATGAACAAGAACGCGCAGAAACTGATTTCGGGGCTCGTGAAGGGCGAACAGCTGTACGAAGGCAAGGCGAAAAAAATCTTTGCAACGAACAATCCGGACCTCGTCATAATTGATTACAAGGACGACGCGACCGCCTTCAACGGAGAGAAAAAAGGACAGATCGAGTCGAAGGGAGTGCTGAACAACAGCATCGCGACCGGCCTTTTCGAGCTCCTCGAGAAAAAAGGCATCAAAACCCATTTCGTCGCAAAGCTTTCCGACCGCGAAATGCTCTGCCGCAAAGTATCGATCGTTCCCCTGGAAGTGATCACCCGCAACGTCGCCGCCGGCAGCTTTTCCAAACGCCTGGCAGTCGCCGAGGGAACAGCGCTCAAAACAACGGTATTCGAGATTTCCTATAAGGACGACGCTCTGGGCGACCCGCTCATCAACGACTACCACGCGGTAGCTATCGGCGCCGCGACCTGGAAAGAGCTTAAAACCATCTATAAGATGACGGACAAGATCAACCAAATCCTTTCGGCTTTTTTCTGGGACCGCGGAATCAAGCTCATCGACTTCAAGCTCGAATTCGGCAAAACCGCAGACGGCGCAATTCTGCTCGCGGATGAAATTTCGCCGGACACCTGCCGTTTCTGGGATGCCAAAACCAATGAAAAACTCGACAAGGACAGATTCCGCAGAGATCTCGGAAACGTCCAGGAAGCGTACGTAGAAATTTTCAATAGAATATCCAAATGAACCAATCCGGAGCGACCATGGAAACGATTTACGCTGAGGAAGAAGAAGGAAAGTTGAAGGATCACTGCGGCGTCATCGGAGTGTATCTTTCAAACCATGATCAAAACGCGTCGCGAATGGCGTACTACGGACTCCAGTCCCTGCAGCACCGGGGGCAGGAAAGCACCGGCCTCGCGGTGGCGGACGGCGAGAAAGTGGAGCACTTCCGCGCGATGGGACTTGTCGCGGACGTCTACAGCCGGGAGAAGCTTGCGGAATTATCGGGGCACATAGCCATCGGCCATGTACTGTATTCCACCTCCGGCAAGGCGACCATCGAAAACGCCCAGCCCTTCGTCTCGAAAGCCAAACTCGGAACCATCGCGGTCGCTCACAACGGAAGCCTCGTTAACACGGAGCCCATGAAGGAATTCCTTGAGGAGACTGGGTCGACCTTCACATCCTCGAGCGATTCTGAAGTGATCATCAAGCTTATCGCGAAGAACTATAAAAAAGGTCTTGAAAAAGCCCTCACCGATACGATCCAGCTGATAAAAGGGTCCTTCGCCCTCTGCGTGATGACGGAAAAAACCCTGATCGGAGCCCGCGATCCCAACGGCATCAGGCCGCTCTGCCTGGGCCAGCTCCAGAACGGCTGGGTGCTCGCGAGCGAATCCTGCGCGATTGACGCGATGGGCGGAGAGCTCGTCCGGGACATCGCGCCGGGAGAAATCGTCATCATCAACGACGACGGAGTTCTGTCCTTCAACTTCGGAGAGAAAACCTCGAAAAAAACGTGCATCTTCGAGTACGTCTATTTTGCCCGCCCCGATTCCATCATGGACGGAATCGGAGTGCAGGAAGCCCGCATAAAGATGGGGGAAGTCCTGGCCCGCGAATCGGGCGTCGCAGCGGACGTGGTCATCGGCGTGCCTGATTCCGGAATCGGTTCGGCGATGGGTTTTTCGAAGGCTTCGGGAATTCCCTTCGCGATGGGAATTGTTAAAAACAAATATATCGGAAGAACCTTCATCGCGCCTTCGCAGGAAGAGCGGGAAGCCATGGTGTTCGTCAAGCTGAACGCGCTGAAAAGCGATCTGTTCGGAAAACGCGTGGTCATCATCGACGATTCGATCGTGCGGGGAACCACCAGCAGAAGGCTCATACAGATTCTGCGGAAGGCGGGAGCGAAGGAAGTGCATTTCCGCATATCGAGCCCTCCGGTCAAATTTCCCTGCTATTTCGGAATCGACACGCCCGCCCGCGCGGAGCTTATCTCCGCGACCCATGAAATAGAAGAAATCCGCCAGGCGATCGGCGCGGATTCCCTCGCGTTCATTTCCATGGAAGGCATGATCGAAGCGCTCCAGTCCTGCGAATACGAGGACGACAAGGAAAGCGTCAGGACGAACACGAAGGCCGCAACGCACCGGGACGGATTTTCGCCGAACGGAGCAAGCAACTGCGGCTATTGCCAGGGATGCTTTCTCGGAGAATATCCGATGCCGATGATCGGCGAAATCGGAAAGCGCTAAACAGATACGACACAAGGAGCAGACGATGATAGATTACCGCCAGTCCGGCGTCGACGTGGAAGAAGGATACAAGGCAGTCGACAACTATAAAACCAGCGCCAAGCGCACGATGATTCCGGGAGTATTGAACGGGCTCGGCAGCTTTGCCGGCATGTTCCAGCTTCCCCCGGGATACAAGGAGCCGGTCATCGTTTCCGGAACCGACGGCGTCGGCACGAAGCTGGACATCGCCTTCGCCATGAAAAAATACGACACGGTAGGAATCGACTGCGTCGCGATGTGCGTAAACGACATCCTCTGCCACGGCGCGAAGCCGCTGTTCTTCCTTGACTACCTCGCCTGCGGAAAACTCGACGCGGAAGTCGCGGGAACACTGGTCAAAGGCGTCGCCGAAGGCTGTCTGCAGTCGAACGCGGCCCTGATGGGCGGAGAAACCGCGGAAATGCCCGGCTTCTACGACGCGGGGAAATACGATATCGCCGGATTCGCTGTCGGAGTCGCCGAAAAAGCCGACATAATCGACGGATCGAAAATACGGGAAGGCGACGTTCTCGTCGGGCTCGCCTCCTCCGGCGTCCACTCCAACGGATTCTCCCTGGTAAGAAAACTGGTCACCGATTATTACGAGCCCTTCGGCGGAAAGCCGATCGGCGAAACGCTTCTCGAACCGACCCGCATCTACGTCAAACCGATACTCGCCCTCCTTGAACAGGTAGACGTTCACGGAATGGTGCATATCACCGGCGGCGGTTTTTACGAAAACATTCCGCGCATGTACACGCACGGAGGAGTGCACGGAGAAAAGAACGAAGCCCGCCTGGTGTCGATTCTAAAATCCGGCAGCTGGCCGGTTCCGCCGATTTTCGCCGAGCTTGTAAGAAGGGGCGCAAATCCCGACAGAATGTACAATACCTATAACATGGGCATCGGCTACATCTGCGCGGTCTCGAAGGAAGACGCGGCGAAGACGATCGATTTCCTGAACGGCCAGGGCTTCCCCGCCTACGAAATAGGACGGGTGGGAACCGGCTCGACAGACGTCCTCTTTGAATAAGCCCATGAAAATAGCAGTACTCGTTTCAGGCGGAGGCACGAACCTTCAGGCGCTGATCGACAATACCGGAAAAACATCCCCTGAAGAAGCCTACGAGATCGCATACGTCGGGGCGGACCGCGACTGCTTCGCGCTCGAACGGGCGCGAAAAGAGAGAATCCCCTGCGGAATCGAGTCCGCTCCGGCCGGAACGCCGAGGGCGGAGGCGCGCCGATTCGTATCGGACCGGATGCTGGATAAAGCGAAAGAAGCCGGGGCAGACGCGATCGTCCTCGCGGGATTTTTGACGATACTCTCCGGAAACATTGTCGACGAGTACTCCGAACGCATACTGAACCTCCACCCCGCCCTGCTGCCAAAGTTCGGCGGCCCGGGCATGTGGGGGCATCATGTCCATGAAGCGGTTCTCGCCGCGGGAGAACTTGAATCCGGATGCACCGTGCATCTGGTGGATTCCGGCTGCGATACCGGGCCCATCCTGCTTCAGAAAAAAGTGCCGGTTCTGCCCGGCGACACCGCGGAGACCCTGGCGAAAAGAATAGCGTCTCACGAACACGAAGCTATTCTCGAAGGCGTCAAGCTGCTCGCGAAACGAGTGAACACGGAGAAGGCCCGCGCGCGCTGACGATCAAGCTTGCACATCGATTGCCGGTGTGCTATTGTTTACATGCAAATCTAAATTCGAGGAGGCAGTATCCCATGGATACGGACCCTGGTAGTCGTAGCTACGAATATCAATCAAACACCGACAAGCCTCCCCGGAGAATCACCCTGCTCTGATTTCAGACGTCGCGCTCTCCCCGGTCAGGCCATAAACCCGAGACAGGGAGAGAACCCGCATGATAACCCTTTGGAAACAGGAAAACCGCAAACTGGTCGAGACGGATAACCGCGAAGGCCGCATCTGGGTCGACGCGCGCAACGTCACCAGAGAAGACATCCGCACGCTCGAAGCGGATTACGGCATCGATACGGAAATCATCATGGACATCCTCGACCAGGACGAGCTTTCCCGCATCGACCGCGAGGACGACTACACCCTCATGATCGTCCGCCTCCCCATATTCATCTCCGCGAACGAGGTGAGCTACTTCACCATCCCCCTCGGAATCCTGCTGTTTCCCGAAATGATCGTGACCATCTGCTGGGCCGACTGCGAGGTGCTCAACGATCTGACGAACAACCGGGTGCGCGGACTTTCGCTCGGCGATTTGCCTGCCTTCGTCGTCCGCGTGCTGACGAGAGCCGACCTCATATTCTTGCGCTACCTGAAGGAAATCAACCGACGCTCGAATTCAATCGAACTGGAGCTTCAGAAATCGGTGCGGAACAACGAACTGATTCAGCTTCTCAATCTTGAAAAATCGCTTACCTACTTTACGACGAGCCTGAAAAGCAACCAGCTGCTTTTTGAAAAACTGATGAAGACTCGCCTCATCCAGCTGGACGAGGAAGACCGGGACTGGCTCGAAGACGTCGCAATAGACAACCGCCAGGCCATCGAAATGGCCGACATCTACAGCAACATCCTTTCCGGAATGATGGACGCGTTCGCTTCCGTCATCTCGAACAATCTTTCGATAGTAATGAAGCGGCTCACCGTCATCAACCTGGTGCTCATGATCCCGACGATGATCACCAGCTTCTTCGGCATGAACGTACGGCTGCCCTTCTCTGATATGGACATGTTGATATCGGTTCCCGCGATATTGGGAATCTGCCTGCTGTCGTCGTTTTTGGCCATGTTCCTGCTCAGGGATAAAAAACCCAGGCGCAAGGACGCCGACGCCGCTGAACGAAAACGGCTGAGGCGTAAAAACCGCGCCGTCCAGGTATAAATCCGCTTTTTAGTTTCTTGAAAAGCATTTCACAACCTGAAGCTGCGTTGAAGAATTGCCATTTTTCTGCTATATTCTGTCATCCATTACCATTTGATGAAGGGGTCGCAGATGAAAAAGCGCGCACTGATCAGCGTATTCTATAAGGACGGAGTGCTCGAGCTGGCACAGTATCTTGCCTCGAAAGGATGGGAGATACTTTCCACCGGCGGAACGAAAAAGCATTTAGCCGACGCAGGAGTTCCCGTCACGGACGTAAGCGCCGTCACCGGATTTCCCGAATGTCTCGACGGGCGGGTAAAAACCCTCCACCCCAAGATACACGCAGGCATTCTCGGAATACGCAACAACCCCGAACACGCGAAAACAATGGAGGACCTCGGAGTAGATCCCATCGATCTGGTGTGCGTCAACCTCTATCCTTTTTTTGAAAAAGTACAGGCGGGCCTTTCGTTTGAAGAAACGGTCGAATTCATAGACATCGGCGGACCGACGATGCTCCGTTCAGCCGCGAAAAATCACGACGACGTTCTGGTGCTCACCGAAGCGGCCGACTATGCCGAAGTCATGGCAGAACTCGACGCGGCCGGACAGGATACGCAGAAGGTTTCGAGAGACCTCAAGCGCCGGCTCGCCGGAAAGGTATTCAACCTGACGAGCGCATACGACGCGGCGGTTGCCCGCTTTATGCTGGGCGAAGCCGCAGCTCCAGCATCCGGAAAATCGCCGTTATGGCCCGAATACTTCACCGTTCCGTACAAGAAAGCCCAGTCTCTACGCTACGGCGAAAACGGCCATCAACAGGCGGCGCTCTACCTCAACGCAGATTCAGTCGGGGCCTTCGGCGGAATGAAGCAGCTCCAGGGTAAAGAACTTTCCTACAACAACATGAGAGATCTCGACATCGCGTGGAAGGCGGCCTGCGCCTACGGCGAGTTCATGAAATCCCTGCCCGAAGCATTCCCCGCCGCTCCCGAAACGAAGGCTCCGGTGATCTGCGTTGCGCTCAAGCACAATACGCCCTGCGGAGCGGCTCTCGGAAAAACCGTTCTCGAAGCATATCAGCGAACCTTCCTGGTCGACCCGGTGTCGATCTTCGGAGGAATAGTCGGATGCAACACGATCATCGACGCAACGGCGGCCTCGGAAATGATTAAAACCTTCCTTGAAGTCGTCGTAGCGCCCGGGTTTACCGCCGAAGCCCTCGAGATATTCTCCGCGAAAAAGAATCTCCGCCTCGTGCAGGCCGAAACAAAGCCGAACGCCATTACCGAAACGCTCAGCGTGGACGGGGGCATCCTGGTACAGGAACGCGACAACACCCTTTTTTCAGACTGGAAGGTGGTTACCGAAAAAGCTCCCACCGCCGAACAGGCCGCCGACATGGCATTCGGAATGACTATGGCGCTTTTCGTCAAGTCGAACGCGATAGTCGTGGTAAAAGACAGGGTCGCGGTCGGGCTCGCCGGCGGCCAGGTGAACCGCATATGGCCGACCGAGCAATCCCTTGCCCGGGCTAAAATCCTGACGGACGCGGGCCTCCCCTGCCTCGACGGAAAAACATCCACCGGAGGCGCAGAGGTTATGATCTCTGACGCCTTCTTCCCCTTTGCCGATTGCGTCGAAATGGCCGCGAAGTACGGAATCAAGGCGATCGTCCAGCCGGGAGGCTCCATGCGCGACCAGGAATCCATAGACGCGGCGAACCGCCTGGGGATCGCGATGGTATTCACCGGAACGCGCCACTTCAAGCACTGATCCGGATGAAACCGCAGCCGGCTTAAAAAACAAAGCCCCGTGGTCTGTTCGAACTGGAATGAACCGACCGCGGGGCTTTTTTTGTGACTTTATCACCGCGACGCCGCGCAGACTGCAGTATATTGAGTGCTATGAAAACACGAACCAGACATATAGCGAATTCGATTGCATTGGCCTTTTTCGCCCTTATTCCCCTTGCGTCCTGCGGGGCCGCCGGCAAAACGGAAAAACCGGCAAGCCCGAAGGAAAGCCCTGTTTCAGGGGCGCAAGAGACCAACGCTGCAACGGCAAAGCCGGCTGCTGATAGTCCGCTTCCGGCCGCAAATCCTTCCGAAGGCGGAGCGGAAAAAAAGCTTTCCGCGCTCGGTTTCCATGTTTTCCCCGAGCCGCCGGCTCTTCCGCCCTTCACGGTTCAGGCCCTGGACGGCCGGGAACTTTCATCTGAAAGCCTCAAGGGAAAAGCGACGTTATTGAATTTCTGGGCGACCTGGTGTCCGCCCTGCAAGAGGGAAATGCCTTCGATTCAAAGACTGCACGACGCCATGGAGGGCGAGGATTTTCAGATAACCGCTATAAGCGTGGGCGAGAAGAAAGACACGGTAACGGCGTTTCTGAAAAGCAATCCCTATACATTCCCGATCTATCTCGACGAAAGCGGACAGCTGGGAGCTTCTTTCGCCTCCCAGGGAATACCGACAACCTATGTTTTGAACAAACAGGGGCTCGTTGTCGCAGGAATTGTCGGATCGCGCGATTACGACGATCCTGAGCTGATAGCCGTTCTCAAGGAGCTTGCGAAATGAACATAGCGGCGGCCGGACCGGCTGTTCCCGGCGTTTTCGCGGCGCTCGGCGCGGGGCTCCTGTCGTTTTTGAGCCCCTGCGTTCTGCCGTTGATACCGGTGTATCTTTCCTTTATTTCCGGAGAGTCCATAGAAATACTCAAAACCGGCACGCGGAAAAAGGGAGCCCTCATCATCAGGACCCTGTTGTTCATCGCCGGATTCACCCTGGTGTTCACGGCTTTGGGCTTGATTTTCGGCGGGGGAATGCGCTTTTTGGGCTCCTCCGCCGGAGTGATAATCAACCGCGTTGCGGGCGTACTGGTGATCGCGATGGCATTGCATCTCGTATTCGACTTCATCCCATTCCTGCGCACGGAAAAGCGGATAAGCGAACCCGGAGCCTTCGGCGGACAAGGCGGAGGAGCAGGCGTATTCAGGCCGCTGCTCATGGGAATGGCCTTTGCCGCCGGATGGACGCCCTGCATCGGCCCGATGCTTTCTTCGATTCTCATGTATGCCGGCGGTTCCGGAAATATCGCGCATGCGGGAATTCTGCTCGGCGCCTATTCGGCAGGGCTCGGAATCCCGTTTCTGCTGACCGGCGTTTTTTTCGAAAGAATGACGCCGCTGCTCGGCTGGATGAAAAAGCATTTCGCGACGATCAAGATCCTGTCCGCAGTACTGCTCGCGTCCTTCGGAATAGTCATGCTCGCCGGCGGGCTTTCAGGAATCACCGTTTTCTTTATCAAAAT
Encoded proteins:
- the purH gene encoding bifunctional phosphoribosylaminoimidazolecarboxamide formyltransferase/IMP cyclohydrolase codes for the protein MKKRALISVFYKDGVLELAQYLASKGWEILSTGGTKKHLADAGVPVTDVSAVTGFPECLDGRVKTLHPKIHAGILGIRNNPEHAKTMEDLGVDPIDLVCVNLYPFFEKVQAGLSFEETVEFIDIGGPTMLRSAAKNHDDVLVLTEAADYAEVMAELDAAGQDTQKVSRDLKRRLAGKVFNLTSAYDAAVARFMLGEAAAPASGKSPLWPEYFTVPYKKAQSLRYGENGHQQAALYLNADSVGAFGGMKQLQGKELSYNNMRDLDIAWKAACAYGEFMKSLPEAFPAAPETKAPVICVALKHNTPCGAALGKTVLEAYQRTFLVDPVSIFGGIVGCNTIIDATAASEMIKTFLEVVVAPGFTAEALEIFSAKKNLRLVQAETKPNAITETLSVDGGILVQERDNTLFSDWKVVTEKAPTAEQAADMAFGMTMALFVKSNAIVVVKDRVAVGLAGGQVNRIWPTEQSLARAKILTDAGLPCLDGKTSTGGAEVMISDAFFPFADCVEMAAKYGIKAIVQPGGSMRDQESIDAANRLGIAMVFTGTRHFKH
- the purM gene encoding phosphoribosylformylglycinamidine cyclo-ligase, giving the protein MIDYRQSGVDVEEGYKAVDNYKTSAKRTMIPGVLNGLGSFAGMFQLPPGYKEPVIVSGTDGVGTKLDIAFAMKKYDTVGIDCVAMCVNDILCHGAKPLFFLDYLACGKLDAEVAGTLVKGVAEGCLQSNAALMGGETAEMPGFYDAGKYDIAGFAVGVAEKADIIDGSKIREGDVLVGLASSGVHSNGFSLVRKLVTDYYEPFGGKPIGETLLEPTRIYVKPILALLEQVDVHGMVHITGGGFYENIPRMYTHGGVHGEKNEARLVSILKSGSWPVPPIFAELVRRGANPDRMYNTYNMGIGYICAVSKEDAAKTIDFLNGQGFPAYEIGRVGTGSTDVLFE
- a CDS encoding magnesium transporter CorA family protein; translated protein: MITLWKQENRKLVETDNREGRIWVDARNVTREDIRTLEADYGIDTEIIMDILDQDELSRIDREDDYTLMIVRLPIFISANEVSYFTIPLGILLFPEMIVTICWADCEVLNDLTNNRVRGLSLGDLPAFVVRVLTRADLIFLRYLKEINRRSNSIELELQKSVRNNELIQLLNLEKSLTYFTTSLKSNQLLFEKLMKTRLIQLDEEDRDWLEDVAIDNRQAIEMADIYSNILSGMMDAFASVISNNLSIVMKRLTVINLVLMIPTMITSFFGMNVRLPFSDMDMLISVPAILGICLLSSFLAMFLLRDKKPRRKDADAAERKRLRRKNRAVQV
- the nudC gene encoding NAD(+) diphosphatase, coding for MEPIDQYIFRSSEIFLTHNNTVPAEIPAKFRDSVIDSLDMVLAGRPARAVLLQETQPKSAVVSSSVSGPPHQADEDGVWMRLRAVLASDDPACRALVSPASRALGLLNWHHSTRFCSRCGTPLSAHPSEIALRCESCSSVYFPRISPAIIVLVHKGNDVLLARHANRNQDVWACLAGFLEHGETLEECVAREVYEETGVRIRNARYAGSQSWPYPDQHMVAFHAEWDSGEIRVDPAEISEARWFPWNDLPAHPQQGTVAWNLIHGIFPQQFKK
- a CDS encoding DUF2147 domain-containing protein; protein product: MMKRLIACCLIMAAALGAVSAADKVEGFWKSVDEEGKVTAAWRIYEKGGKLFGEIISVPNQDPKEIATACTGTYKNFPVPGDVSKMTVRNTPFIFNLAKKGEGQWEGGNIIDPKDGKMYKCKIAFRAKDGKKFTTDVLEMRGEIGMGIGRSQFWVRTTEDEIAALN
- the purE gene encoding 5-(carboxyamino)imidazole ribonucleotide mutase, producing MKVTIFFGSKSDTDTMKKAAAVLREFGVDYSSYIISAHRAGELLAETVAAAEADGTEVIIAGAGLAAHLPGVIASMTVLPVIGVPLDGGKVGGLDALLSIVQMPKQIPVATVGLDNAANAAYLACEILAIKYPELKAKLKAFRAALKQEIAAEGGKGVSI
- a CDS encoding nucleotide exchange factor GrpE — its product is MKKTSEHDFEPTRPVEQTRAEEKTDAVKADAAPPAAESAGPSTESASEETPSAGQVPDSEARIAELQKLNSDLQDQYLRKAADFDNYRKRMIREKQEAIDYANTNLLLDLIETLDNFDRAIDAAGSHEPGTPAASFADGVGMIRTQLAGKLESKYGLAYYPSVGTAFDPNIHEAIGTVQSPEATEPVVQEEYVKGYKLKDKVVRLAKVIVKMPAPAEN
- the purN gene encoding phosphoribosylglycinamide formyltransferase, whose translation is MKIAVLVSGGGTNLQALIDNTGKTSPEEAYEIAYVGADRDCFALERARKERIPCGIESAPAGTPRAEARRFVSDRMLDKAKEAGADAIVLAGFLTILSGNIVDEYSERILNLHPALLPKFGGPGMWGHHVHEAVLAAGELESGCTVHLVDSGCDTGPILLQKKVPVLPGDTAETLAKRIASHEHEAILEGVKLLAKRVNTEKARAR
- the purF gene encoding amidophosphoribosyltransferase; its protein translation is MNQSGATMETIYAEEEEGKLKDHCGVIGVYLSNHDQNASRMAYYGLQSLQHRGQESTGLAVADGEKVEHFRAMGLVADVYSREKLAELSGHIAIGHVLYSTSGKATIENAQPFVSKAKLGTIAVAHNGSLVNTEPMKEFLEETGSTFTSSSDSEVIIKLIAKNYKKGLEKALTDTIQLIKGSFALCVMTEKTLIGARDPNGIRPLCLGQLQNGWVLASESCAIDAMGGELVRDIAPGEIVIINDDGVLSFNFGEKTSKKTCIFEYVYFARPDSIMDGIGVQEARIKMGEVLARESGVAADVVIGVPDSGIGSAMGFSKASGIPFAMGIVKNKYIGRTFIAPSQEEREAMVFVKLNALKSDLFGKRVVIIDDSIVRGTTSRRLIQILRKAGAKEVHFRISSPPVKFPCYFGIDTPARAELISATHEIEEIRQAIGADSLAFISMEGMIEALQSCEYEDDKESVRTNTKAATHRDGFSPNGASNCGYCQGCFLGEYPMPMIGEIGKR
- the purC gene encoding phosphoribosylaminoimidazolesuccinocarboxamide synthase — encoded protein: MNKNAQKLISGLVKGEQLYEGKAKKIFATNNPDLVIIDYKDDATAFNGEKKGQIESKGVLNNSIATGLFELLEKKGIKTHFVAKLSDREMLCRKVSIVPLEVITRNVAAGSFSKRLAVAEGTALKTTVFEISYKDDALGDPLINDYHAVAIGAATWKELKTIYKMTDKINQILSAFFWDRGIKLIDFKLEFGKTADGAILLADEISPDTCRFWDAKTNEKLDKDRFRRDLGNVQEAYVEIFNRISK